CTGCCGATGCCATTAACGGCTGAATCAATTGTATGCATACAGTCTTCTTCTCGCCTTCTTGCGCCCAATCCAGTAAGTGGGTTTACTGGTGATGAATTTATGGGAATGATGTGAAATGGAAAGGAGAAAGTTGATCATGGATAGCCATATCACCATCTGGCTATTCATTCCTGCTCATATGAAACCGTTGAGTATGTCTCACGATCATTCCAAACAATATACGTGGGTATCAGTGCGGAGGTAAAAGCCACAGTCGCTGACGGCTGGGGTGGCGATCAGGGTGCCTTCCAGGACGTTCTCCGCCAGGCGTTCAAATTGTTTGCCGGCTTTCAGGACGATGGTTTTGGCGTCTTTCATGAAGAAATAGAGGCGGCCTTGGGCGGCAATCGGCGAGGCCAGGCACCCACTGCCGAGCCGCTCCTGCCAGTGAATGTCGCCGGTGCGGGCGTTCGCGCAGGTGGCCATGCCATCATCCGCAATCCAATAGATTTCCTCCCCGACCAGGATGGGCGAGGACATCACCGGCACCTGCCGCAGGGTTTTCCAGGCGACCTGATTGGTGGTCACGTCGCCCTGACCATCCGGACGCACCGCGTACAGTTGCGCTTTGAAACAGCCGGTGCCGAAGAACACCAGGCCCTGGCCGTAAATCGGGCAAGTGCCAATGGAAAAGCCCTTGCCATGCTGCACGCGCCAGAGTTCCTTGCCGGAGTCCGGATCGTACGCGACCGCCCAATGCGGTCCGGCGGAGAACACCTGGGTTTTTCCCGTCGCTTCGATGATGAGCGGCGAGGAAAACGACTTTTTCAAGTTCGGGCTGTTGGCGGTGACGGGCGGACGGTCGGTCTTCCAAATCACCTCGCCGTTCTCCTTGTTCAACGCTATGACATACTGGGCCTCCCGGCCATCGCGCACGAGGATCAGGCGGTCTTTCCAGAGGATGGGGGAACTGCCCGGGCCCACTTGGTGATCGCAGCGGATTTGTTTTTTCCACACAACTTTGCCGGTATCCGCCTCCAGGCAGGCGGTGCCGAACGTGCCGAACTCGCAATACACCCGGCCCGCCTCCGCAACCGGAGTGGGAGTGGCCCAACTGTTCAACCAGTGAACCGAGTCCGGCTTGGCCACGTCGAAGAGGGTGGTTTCCCAAAGGCTTTTTCCGGAAGTGCGGTCCAGGCAAACCACGCGCAGAGACACATGCTCGGCCACCTGCATGTCATCGGAACCGATCCGGGTGCGCACCACGTTTTTCTCGACCGCTGTGGTCAGCCAGATGCGGTTGCCAATGAAGATGGGCGAGGAACGGCCGCGCCCGGTTACCGGAACCTTCCAGGCAATGTGATTGGTCTCACTCCAGGTGAGCGGCGGGTTGGCGTTCGGCGCAAGACCGTTGCCATTCGGTCCCCGGAACCCCGGCCAATTCGGGGAATCCGCCGTGGCCGCGCCGAGAGGCGCCGCCACCAGGACTGCCGAGAAAGCCAGCACTGCGCGACAGGTTGTTGTGATCTTCATGGGGTAAGGGTGGCAAAATATTTTAATTTCGTCCAGTGCAGTTCAGCTTCGGCTTGACGGCAGTTACGGGAGAGTCATAGCGTTCGTCATGTTTATTGGCCAATGGCAACGCGCCTTGATCACCTTCCGACGAGGGTTGATGCAGGTGCCATCGCAACGACACGGTGTCCATCCCGGCACCCTGCGGATGTTCGCCATTTGTACGGTGCTTGCCGTTATAATTTCCGGGGTGGCCATGGCTCAAAACAGTCCACCGCCTGTCTCCGGCACCCCGGACAAGGCGGTATTCAACCAGGACCAAACCATCCTGCTGCGCTATCCGCGCGATAAAAAGGGAAGTTATGTGATTCCTGCGAGCGTCACCACCATTTGGCTCGATGCGTTCTCCCGCTGCGACGGCCTGACGGAGGTGACGATTCCCACGAGTGTTACGCATATTGAGAGCCCGGCATTTTCCGACTGCCCCAGCCTGACGGCAATCCATGTGGATGCGGCCAATCCAAACTTCAGCAGTGAGGATGGGGTTCTGTTCGACAAAAACCAGACGGTCCTGATTCG
This DNA window, taken from Verrucomicrobiota bacterium, encodes the following:
- a CDS encoding PQQ-binding-like beta-propeller repeat protein, producing MKITTTCRAVLAFSAVLVAAPLGAATADSPNWPGFRGPNGNGLAPNANPPLTWSETNHIAWKVPVTGRGRSSPIFIGNRIWLTTAVEKNVVRTRIGSDDMQVAEHVSLRVVCLDRTSGKSLWETTLFDVAKPDSVHWLNSWATPTPVAEAGRVYCEFGTFGTACLEADTGKVVWKKQIRCDHQVGPGSSPILWKDRLILVRDGREAQYVIALNKENGEVIWKTDRPPVTANSPNLKKSFSSPLIIEATGKTQVFSAGPHWAVAYDPDSGKELWRVQHGKGFSIGTCPIYGQGLVFFGTGCFKAQLYAVRPDGQGDVTTNQVAWKTLRQVPVMSSPILVGEEIYWIADDGMATCANARTGDIHWQERLGSGCLASPIAAQGRLYFFMKDAKTIVLKAGKQFERLAENVLEGTLIATPAVSDCGFYLRTDTHVYCLE